A stretch of Cydia splendana chromosome 7, ilCydSple1.2, whole genome shotgun sequence DNA encodes these proteins:
- the LOC134792237 gene encoding uncharacterized protein LOC134792237, which yields MDSIQDLSAFQGAILSADNFHSFSKLISRGGNEEKVKYVLEKLSKFLNDKNYINENGVVQERLDEYRKLALYIALNADLPILEEMTEMEGMQMVIWMIPTVPKYLLYEIFFNLHMQQFLYEIIAFSNPHLALQIADAFVINMKYLNPVDQLDRVRIVASALYRLICRLHFYHDGSDGELLTDALNNFQLCINKFTNPPNADKVLNMPKDDQYKYLGRSLSIMLNLIEECMLQFTSKQEFEAEGFNEIYLGTHHPESIATRTLNFKICDSPNDAILQCLNKCHALLLDDCTTQVMSVSVDIFCAWSEYEENGKSIQQSIGELCFKLRSILQGIPSISEHTLVGMLKQISREPLNHKDIINETDIEVIVEKINAHDDESPSWLSALLYKDDLCQNLTLMLLLESNIALLKEEQSQTLFEKIIDHLHDDQENSEYLKILAIKAFHQCNNTVKDEIITNQFSDNLHDKMENGDFTTMMTEIFNKLTVSDDADPSDILTVFLQNPKQTFMKIFKLAAENEKQTDIMLRVMNSLEKYCNFYYRQDTEPCIIKVCNNVLESSLDTDVKQSNFVNFISKLKQRNVIPGNKLLMLIIMPNLHKGLINKHVVGMNVQIKLLMAAYTIEELLEFRAPMLAMLAQVLEIVRWKFTSFEAAMPPTLELALQLQQEIFNTYEAEIPEKELKWLKSKLKNLQPLNMYYYRKLWDPPGSSFIEVITGLRIRKEMDVDQITSMLLQVLCSITYQEMSEIYDGLSVFGDDTTLEILQDAVLLVTVAEKSNRTDISWACLLNCYRNFIITIKNKYFKEPLTNDQVMNVVRKLVRIVNIVDEKYVNEFAAILMPLLSYIAEKRSDYSTDIANYIQEKVKKAQFSSILNQVFVSSTV from the exons ATGGACAGTATTCAAGACCTGTCAGCCTTCCAAGGCGCGATTTTATCAGCGGATAATTTCCATTCCTTTTCAAAGTTGATTTCAAGAGGAG GAAATGAGGAAAAAGTGAAATATGTTCTGGAGAAACTTTCTAAATTCTTGAATGATAAAAACTATATCAATGAGAATGGAGTGGTCCAAGAAAGACTGGATGAATATAGAAAACTAGCATTATACATTGCTTTAAATGCAGACCTGCCAATTCTGGAAGAGATGACTGAAATGGAAGGCATGCAGATGGTTATTTGGATGATACCCACTGTGCCCAAGTATCTTTTATATGAGATATTCTTTAATCTCCACATGCAGCAATTTCTGTATGAAATAATAGCATTTTCCAACCCTCACCTGGCCTTGCAAATAGCGGATGCATTTGTTATCAACATGAAGTACTTAAACCCTGTGGATCAGCTTGACAGGGTGCGCATAGTTGCCTCAGCTCTCTACAGGTTGATATGTAGACTGCATTTTTACCATGACGGTAGTGATGGGGAATTGTTAACAGATGCCTTAAATAACTTCCAGCTGTGTATCAATAAGTTCACAAACCCTCCTAATGCAGACAAGGTTCTGAATATGCCCAAAGATGATCAATACAAATACTTAGGAAGAAGCCTTAGTATCATGCTGAATCTGATTGAGGAATGCATGCTTCAGTTCACAAGTAAGCAAGAGTTTGAAGCTGAAGGGTTTAATGAGATTTATCTGGGTACACACCATCCTGAAAGTATTGCAACAAGAACATTGAACTTCAAAATCTGTGATAGCCCGAATGATGCAATATTGCAGTGCCTAAATAAATGCCATGCATTATTGCTGGATGACTGCACAACTCAAGTAATGAGTGTCAGTGTTGACATATTCTGTGCCTGGAGTGAATATGAAGAGAATGGGAAAAGCATACAGCAAAGCATTGGAGAGCTCTGCTTTAAACTGCGCTCAATACTTCAGGGCATTCCTAGCATATCTGAACATACTCTTGTTGGTATGCTAAAACAGATATCCAGAGAACCTTTAAATCACAAAGATATCATCAATGAAACTGATATTGAAGTTATTGTAGAGAAAATCAATGCTCATGATGATGAAAGCCCTTCTTGGCTTAGTGCACTGCTGTATAAAGATGATTTGTGCCAAAATTTAACACTAATGCTTCTTCTTGAATCAAACATAGCACTGTTAAAAGAGGAACAAAGTCAAACATTATTTGAAAAGATCATTGATCATCTGCATGATGACCAGGAAAACAgtgaatatttaaaaattcTGGCCATAAAAGCATTCCATCAATGCAACAATACTGTTAAAGATGAAATTATCACAAACCAATTCAGTGACAACCTGCATGACAAAATGGAAAATGGAGATTTCACAACCATGATGACAGAGATATTCAACAAGCTAACTGTCTCTGATGATGCCGATCCGTCAGATATCTTGACAGTATTCCTTCAGAACCCTAAGCAAACATTTATGAAGATATTTAAATTAGCAGCAGAGAATGAGAAACAGACTGATATTATGTTAAGAGTAATGAACAGTTTagaaaaatattgcaatttttACTACAGACAAGACACAGAACCATGCATCATTAAAGTCTGTAATAATGTACTCGAGAGTTCTTTAGACACTGATGTAAAGCAGAgtaattttgtaaattttatcaGTAAGCTCAAACAACGGAATGTAATTCCGGGGAATAAATTATTAATGTTAATAATAATGCCAAATTTGCACAAAGGGTTAATAAACAAGCATGTTGTTGGGATGAATGTccaaattaaattattgatgGCAGCATACACTATTGAGGAGTTACTTGAATTCAGGGCGCCAATGTTGGCTATGTTGGCTCAAGTCCTAGAAATTGTAAGGTGGAAGTTTACTTCCTTTGAAGCAGCCATGCCACCAACATTGGAGTTGGCTTTACAGTTGCAACAAGAGATCTTTAACACTTATGAAGCGGAGATACCTG AGAAAGAACTAAAGTGGCTGAAGAGCAAACTGAAGAATTTGCAACCTCTGAACATGTACTACTACAGGAAGCTCTGGGACCCTCCAGGCAGCAGTTTCATTGAGGTCATCACTGGACTTCGCATAAGAAAGGAGATGGATGTGGATCAAATCACGTCCATGCTGTTACAA GTATTATGCTCCATTACTTATCAAGAGATGTCAGAAATATATGATGGCTTGTCGGTATTCGGAGATGACACAACCCTGGAAATACTACAAGATGCTGTATTACTGGTCACAGTAGCAGAGAAGTCAAACAGGACAGATATTTCATGGGCATGTCTGCTCAACTGCTATAGGAACTTCATTATTACTATAAAG AACAAATATTTCAAGGAACCTCTCACCAACGATCAAGTAATGAACGTCGTGCGAAAACTAGTGAGGATTGTCAATATAGTTGACGAAAAATACGTCAACGAATTCGCAGCAATTTTAATGCCACTGCTGTCTTACATTGCTGAGAAAAGAAGTGATTACTCCACAGACATCGCCAATTATATACAAGAGAAAGTGAAAAAGGCACAGTTTTCTTCAATACTCAACCAAGTTTTCGTTAGCTCTACTGTATAA
- the LOC134792410 gene encoding dynactin subunit 6, which yields MANNVKILPGATVCEDCTLEGDITIGGGTVIHPRVTIIAEGGPIIIAEYCIIEEYTTIIHKKSDNQEDPPKPLFIGAHNAFEVGCKLESYCGHVGESNVFECKSFVGVEVKVGSGCVIGASCQLTAPQTLADNTVIWGSEHHIREALEKQPSQLLQLDFLGKVMPNYHRLRKPNIHKRAPSSRQSQETSPKP from the exons ATGGCTAATAA CGTTAAAATACTCCCTGGAGCCACGGTATGCGAGGACTGCACACTGGAAGGTGACATCACCATCGGCGGAGGTACCGTCATTCACCCAAGAGTCACCATCATTGCTGAAGGCGGCCCTATTATCATAGCTGAATACTGTATCATTGAAGAGTATACTACCATTATACACAA GAAAAGTGACAACCAAGAGGATCCACCAAAACCTCTATTCATTGGTGCTCACAACGCCTTTGAGGTTGGCTGCAAACTGGAGTCCTACTGCGGACATGTCGGGGAGAGTAACGTGTTTGAATGCAAGTCCTTTGTGGGAGTGGAAGTTAAAGTTGGCAGCGGTTGTGTTATAG GAGCATCATGCCAACTGACCGCACCACAAACCTTAGCAGACAACACAGTGATCTGGGGATCAGAGCACCACATCAGAGAAGCGCTAGAAAAGCAGCCGTCTCAGCTATTACAACTAGACTTCCTAGGCAAAGTGATGCCTAACTACCACAGGCTTAGGAAACCTAACATTCACAAGCGGGCGCCGTCTTCCAGGCAATCGCAGGAGACTTCACCTAAACCATAA